The Pseudomonas iranensis genome includes a window with the following:
- a CDS encoding aldose 1-epimerase family protein, with protein MTPLKLLVALGAFSAASHAMAWDYVLLDANTPAKNWTITSEQLGVKTAKPFSVTLRTLHGGRQEGVSIVDIDNGTMKLSVVPTRGMNVLQASVGDVRMGWDSPVKDVVNPAFIELNGRGGLGWLEGFNELVTRCGYEWVGHPGMDNGELLTLHGRAANIPASTVTLHIDEKPPYAITLRGELKEQAFKKVDFSVATELVTEPGSASFALNDTLTNNGDYAKEYQALYHSNFSTPFLEQGAKFAAPVKQVSPFNDKAKGDLPDWQTYRGPTKDYDETVYNVVPYADPKGDTLTVLHNKAGSLGVSVGFNTQQLPVFSLWKNTDTQGQGYVTGLEPGTSFSYNRRYQRPLNLVPTIAPKEHKQFQISYSLLADKVAVDNALKRVTEIQAGRDTEVRQAPLVDLTEH; from the coding sequence ATGACCCCGCTCAAACTCCTCGTCGCCCTCGGCGCGTTCTCTGCCGCTTCTCATGCCATGGCCTGGGACTATGTCCTGCTCGACGCCAATACTCCGGCAAAAAACTGGACGATCACCAGCGAGCAACTCGGCGTAAAAACCGCCAAACCGTTTTCCGTGACCCTGCGTACCCTGCATGGCGGTCGTCAGGAGGGCGTCAGCATTGTCGATATCGATAACGGCACGATGAAGCTGTCGGTCGTGCCGACCCGTGGCATGAATGTGTTGCAGGCTTCGGTGGGCGACGTGCGGATGGGCTGGGATTCGCCGGTCAAGGACGTGGTCAACCCGGCGTTCATCGAACTCAACGGTCGCGGTGGCCTGGGCTGGCTCGAAGGTTTCAATGAGCTGGTGACCCGTTGCGGTTATGAGTGGGTTGGCCATCCCGGCATGGACAACGGCGAATTGCTGACCTTGCACGGTCGCGCCGCCAACATCCCGGCCAGCACCGTCACTTTGCACATCGACGAGAAGCCGCCGTATGCCATCACGCTGCGTGGCGAGCTGAAAGAGCAGGCATTCAAGAAAGTCGATTTCTCGGTAGCGACCGAACTGGTCACCGAACCGGGCAGCGCCAGCTTCGCCCTCAACGACACCCTGACCAACAACGGCGACTATGCGAAGGAATATCAGGCGCTGTATCACAGCAATTTCAGCACGCCGTTTCTTGAGCAAGGGGCAAAATTCGCTGCGCCGGTTAAGCAGGTTTCGCCGTTCAACGACAAGGCCAAGGGAGATCTGCCCGACTGGCAGACCTATCGCGGGCCAACCAAGGACTACGACGAAACTGTCTACAACGTCGTGCCGTATGCGGACCCCAAGGGTGACACCCTCACCGTGCTGCACAACAAGGCCGGTAGCCTCGGCGTATCCGTTGGCTTCAACACTCAGCAGCTGCCAGTGTTTTCGCTGTGGAAAAACACCGACACCCAAGGGCAGGGCTACGTCACCGGGCTGGAGCCGGGAACCAGTTTTTCCTACAACCGTCGCTATCAGCGGCCGTTGAATCTGGTGCCGACCATTGCGCCGAAAGAACATAAACAGTTCCAGATCAGCTACAGCCTCCTCGCGGACAAGGTGGCTGTGGATAACGCTTTGAAGCGCGTGACCGAGATTCAGGCCGGGCGCGACACTGAAGTGCGTCAGGCACCGCTGGTTGATCTGACTGAGCATTAA
- a CDS encoding YifB family Mg chelatase-like AAA ATPase gives MSLSIVHSRAQIGVEAHAVTVEVHLANGLPSLTMVGLPEAAVKESKDRVRSAIINSGLQFPARRITLNLAPADLPKDGGRFDLAIALGILSASVQVPCLTLDEVECLGELALSGAVRPVRGVLPAALAARKAGRALVVPRANAEEACLASGLKVFAVDHLLEAVAHFNGHTPVEPYVSDGLMHAAKPYPDLNEVQGQTAAKRALLIAAAGAHNLLFSGPPGTGKTLLASRLPGLLPPLSECEALEVAAIQSVASGVPLTHWPQRPFRQPHHSASGPALVGGSSKPQPGEITLAHHGVLFLDELPEFDRKVLEVLREPLESGHIVIARAKDRVRFPARFQLVAAMNPCPCGYLGEPSGKCSCTPDMVQRYRNKLSGPLLDRIDLHLTVAREATALNPAAKPGENSASAAALVAEARERQQKRQGCANAFLDLPGLKRHCTLSTADEKWLEAACERLILSLRSAHRLLKVARTLADLEQADAITREHLAEALQYRPATP, from the coding sequence ATGTCCCTCTCCATTGTCCACAGTCGCGCCCAGATTGGCGTGGAAGCCCACGCTGTTACCGTCGAAGTTCATCTGGCCAACGGTCTTCCCTCGCTGACCATGGTCGGCCTGCCTGAAGCGGCGGTGAAGGAGAGCAAGGATCGGGTGCGCAGCGCGATCATCAATTCCGGGCTGCAATTTCCGGCGCGGCGGATCACCTTGAATCTGGCGCCGGCGGATCTGCCCAAGGATGGCGGGCGCTTCGATCTGGCGATTGCTTTGGGGATTCTGTCGGCCAGTGTGCAGGTGCCCTGTCTGACCCTGGACGAGGTGGAATGTCTGGGTGAATTGGCATTGTCCGGTGCCGTGCGGCCGGTGCGTGGCGTGCTGCCGGCGGCACTGGCGGCGCGCAAGGCCGGGCGGGCGTTGGTGGTGCCTCGAGCGAATGCGGAAGAGGCGTGCCTGGCTTCGGGGCTGAAAGTGTTCGCAGTCGATCACTTGCTGGAAGCGGTGGCGCATTTCAATGGGCACACGCCGGTCGAGCCTTACGTTTCCGATGGTTTGATGCACGCTGCCAAGCCCTATCCCGACCTCAACGAAGTGCAGGGTCAAACAGCCGCAAAGCGCGCACTGCTGATTGCCGCAGCGGGGGCGCACAATTTGTTGTTCAGCGGGCCACCGGGAACCGGAAAGACGCTGCTGGCCAGTCGTCTGCCGGGATTACTGCCGCCGCTTTCCGAATGCGAGGCGCTGGAAGTGGCAGCGATTCAATCGGTCGCCAGCGGGGTTCCCTTGACTCACTGGCCGCAGCGGCCGTTCAGGCAACCGCACCATTCGGCTTCAGGGCCGGCATTGGTCGGTGGCAGCTCGAAACCGCAACCCGGCGAAATCACCCTCGCCCACCATGGCGTACTGTTTCTCGATGAGTTGCCGGAGTTTGATCGCAAGGTTCTGGAAGTGCTGCGCGAGCCCTTGGAGTCCGGGCATATCGTCATCGCTCGGGCCAAGGATCGCGTGCGTTTCCCCGCACGGTTTCAATTGGTGGCAGCGATGAATCCGTGTCCCTGTGGATATCTTGGCGAACCCAGCGGCAAATGCTCGTGCACACCGGACATGGTCCAGCGCTATCGCAACAAGCTGTCAGGGCCGCTGCTGGACCGGATCGATCTGCACCTGACCGTGGCGCGGGAGGCAACCGCGTTGAATCCGGCAGCCAAGCCCGGCGAAAACAGCGCCAGCGCTGCGGCGTTGGTGGCCGAAGCGCGGGAGCGCCAGCAGAAACGTCAGGGCTGTGCCAATGCCTTTCTCGACCTGCCGGGGTTGAAGCGCCACTGCACGTTATCCACAGCCGACGAGAAATGGCTGGAGGCGGCCTGCGAGCGATTGATCTTGTCGCTGCGCTCGGCGCATCGCCTGCTCAAGGTCGCGCGCACGCTGGCGGATCTTGAACAGGCCGATGCGATTACCCGCGAGCATCTGGCCGAGGCACTGCAATACCGGCCGGCGACACCTTAA
- the glnK gene encoding P-II family nitrogen regulator: MKLVTAIIKPFKLDDVRESLSEIGVQGITVTEVKGFGRQKGHTELYRGAEYVVDFLPKVKIDVAIDDKDLDRVIEAITKAANTGKIGDGKIFVVNLEQAIRIRTGETDTDAI; this comes from the coding sequence ATGAAGCTAGTCACTGCCATCATCAAGCCGTTCAAGTTGGACGACGTGCGCGAGTCGCTGTCCGAAATCGGCGTGCAGGGCATTACCGTCACTGAAGTCAAAGGCTTCGGCCGGCAGAAGGGTCACACCGAGCTGTATCGCGGCGCGGAATATGTGGTCGATTTTCTGCCCAAGGTGAAAATCGACGTGGCCATCGACGACAAGGATCTGGATCGGGTTATCGAGGCGATAACCAAAGCGGCCAACACCGGCAAGATCGGTGACGGCAAGATCTTCGTGGTCAATCTGGAACAGGCGATCCGCATCCGTACCGGCGAAACCGATACCGACGCGATCTAA
- a CDS encoding methyl-accepting chemotaxis protein, with translation MSQPRARIASQLGLALAVILAIVISGSTVFALRSLDSANLATREEHLASEARLLADQLSTFHGTLRESTLRLSGLFEKRFGSGLSVHPDQPVTVAGVQTPGLHLGNEVLNNNFKEVDEFKQMTAGVATVFVRSGEDFIRVSTNVSKQDGTRAIGTVLDHANPAYAKLMAGQSYVGRSLLFERYYMSQYTPVRDAGGKIIAVLYVGFDYTDAQNAQFANLKRFRIGKTGSLALLDEQNKWLVPIAGVENLDQAAPTINNLVKTPGKGEFWSDKGEDFYSIAVPFEGGPWSVVASMPKAEIRAVTWSVGTQLAIGSLLAMLLAVGSVVWLLRSKLAPLGDLVRQAEALGAGDLSVRLNVSSHDEIGQLSRAFNQMSQALSTMVEHIRRASEEVNSRAQALSGLSGGAYEGMEQQSGEITSMAGAVEEFSATSLNIADNMGATQRLAQENAQQTQIGRSSMEEASSSLEQIAGALNSTASVINTLGQRSQEIGGIVGVITSIAEQTNLLALNAAIEAARAGEQGRGFAVVADEVRSLASRTRQATDEISSMIHSIQQETGNAISTMEQGNVLMQEGLSRNANVASALARIDEQSRSAGQQFAAITTATQEQSSTATLLSSNLQSIALANSEQREVVSNLAVTAKELEKLAADLRSEVDRFR, from the coding sequence ATGTCTCAACCTCGTGCTCGGATCGCCTCGCAGCTGGGCCTTGCCCTTGCTGTGATACTGGCGATAGTCATCAGCGGCAGTACGGTGTTCGCCTTGCGTTCGCTGGATTCCGCCAACCTCGCCACCCGTGAAGAGCATCTGGCCAGTGAGGCCCGGTTGCTGGCCGATCAGCTGAGTACCTTCCACGGTACGCTGCGTGAAAGCACCCTGCGCCTGAGCGGGCTGTTCGAAAAGCGCTTCGGCAGTGGTTTGAGTGTGCACCCCGATCAGCCAGTGACCGTGGCCGGCGTGCAGACTCCGGGCCTGCATCTGGGCAACGAGGTGCTGAACAACAACTTCAAGGAAGTTGACGAGTTCAAGCAGATGACCGCTGGTGTGGCCACGGTATTCGTGCGCAGCGGCGAAGACTTCATTCGCGTCAGCACCAACGTCAGCAAGCAGGACGGCACCCGTGCCATCGGCACCGTGCTCGATCATGCCAACCCGGCGTACGCGAAACTGATGGCGGGGCAGAGTTATGTCGGCCGCTCGTTGCTGTTCGAGCGCTACTACATGTCGCAGTACACCCCGGTGCGCGATGCGGGCGGCAAGATAATCGCCGTGCTGTACGTCGGCTTCGACTACACCGATGCGCAGAACGCGCAGTTCGCCAATCTCAAGCGCTTCCGCATTGGCAAGACCGGCTCGCTGGCGCTGCTCGACGAGCAGAACAAATGGCTGGTGCCGATTGCCGGCGTCGAAAACCTGGATCAAGCCGCCCCGACCATCAACAACCTGGTGAAAACCCCGGGTAAGGGTGAGTTCTGGAGCGACAAGGGTGAGGACTTCTACAGCATCGCCGTGCCGTTCGAAGGTGGCCCGTGGTCGGTGGTGGCGAGCATGCCGAAAGCCGAGATCCGCGCGGTGACCTGGAGTGTCGGTACGCAACTGGCGATCGGCAGCCTGCTGGCGATGTTGCTCGCGGTCGGTTCCGTGGTCTGGCTGCTGCGCAGCAAACTCGCACCGCTGGGCGATCTGGTGCGTCAGGCCGAAGCCTTGGGCGCGGGTGATCTGAGTGTGCGGCTGAACGTATCGAGCCACGATGAAATCGGTCAGCTGTCCCGCGCGTTCAACCAGATGAGCCAGGCGCTGTCGACCATGGTCGAGCACATCCGCCGCGCTTCGGAAGAGGTCAACAGCCGTGCGCAGGCGCTGTCCGGTTTGTCCGGCGGTGCGTATGAAGGCATGGAGCAACAGTCGGGCGAAATCACCAGCATGGCCGGCGCCGTGGAAGAGTTCAGCGCCACCTCGCTGAACATTGCCGACAACATGGGCGCGACCCAGCGCCTGGCGCAGGAAAACGCGCAGCAAACCCAGATTGGCCGCAGCTCGATGGAAGAAGCGTCGTCGTCGCTGGAGCAGATCGCTGGCGCGCTGAACAGCACCGCCAGCGTGATCAACACGCTGGGGCAGCGCTCTCAGGAAATCGGCGGGATTGTCGGCGTGATCACTTCGATCGCCGAGCAGACCAACCTGTTGGCACTTAACGCTGCCATCGAAGCCGCTCGTGCCGGTGAACAAGGTCGCGGTTTTGCCGTGGTCGCGGACGAAGTGCGCAGCCTCGCCTCGCGTACCCGCCAGGCGACCGACGAAATCTCCAGCATGATCCACAGCATTCAGCAGGAAACCGGCAACGCGATCAGCACCATGGAGCAGGGCAATGTGCTGATGCAGGAAGGCTTGTCGCGCAACGCCAATGTCGCCTCGGCGCTGGCGCGGATCGATGAGCAGAGCCGTTCGGCAGGCCAGCAGTTTGCTGCGATCACCACCGCCACTCAGGAACAAAGCAGCACTGCAACGTTGCTGAGCAGCAACTTGCAGAGCATCGCCTTGGCCAACAGCGAGCAGCGCGAGGTGGTGTCGAACCTGGCTGTCACCGCGAAAGAGCTGGAGAAGCTCGCGGCGGATCTGCGTTCCGAGGTTGACCGCTTCCGTTGA
- a CDS encoding LysR substrate-binding domain-containing protein yields MSRRLPPLYALRAFEAAARHSSFTRAAEELSITQSAVSRHMRTLEEHFACRLFHRSGRNLQLTESARLLLPGIREGFAALERACNTLRAEDDILRMKAPSTLTMRWLLARLSRFRHLQPGNEVQLTSAWMDIDSVDFNNEPFDCAVLLSDGHFPPDWEASLLFPEELIPVGAPNLLNDQPWDVARLATAELLHPTPDRRDWRSWLERMGLSDQVSLKGGQVFDTLELGMIAAARGYGVSMGDLLMVAEDVAQGRLSLPWPTAVASGLNYYLVWPKPRPGGERLRRLSDFLQGEVRAMQLPAVERLS; encoded by the coding sequence ATGTCCCGACGCCTTCCGCCGTTGTATGCCCTGCGCGCATTCGAAGCGGCAGCGCGACACAGCTCGTTCACCCGCGCGGCGGAAGAACTGTCGATCACCCAGAGCGCGGTCAGTCGGCACATGCGCACCCTTGAAGAGCACTTCGCCTGCCGGCTGTTTCATCGCAGCGGACGCAACCTGCAACTGACCGAATCGGCGCGGCTGCTGTTACCCGGTATCCGCGAAGGCTTCGCCGCCCTTGAGCGCGCCTGCAATACCTTGCGCGCCGAGGACGACATCCTGCGCATGAAAGCGCCATCGACCCTGACCATGCGTTGGCTGCTGGCGCGGTTGAGTCGCTTCCGCCATTTGCAGCCGGGCAATGAGGTGCAACTGACCAGCGCATGGATGGATATCGATTCGGTGGACTTCAACAACGAACCATTCGATTGCGCCGTTTTGCTCAGTGACGGGCATTTCCCGCCGGACTGGGAAGCGAGCCTGCTGTTTCCCGAGGAATTGATTCCGGTCGGCGCGCCGAACCTGCTCAATGATCAACCTTGGGACGTGGCGCGTCTGGCGACGGCTGAACTGCTGCACCCGACCCCGGATCGCCGTGACTGGCGCAGTTGGCTGGAGCGCATGGGCCTGTCCGATCAGGTCTCGCTCAAGGGCGGACAAGTGTTCGATACGCTGGAGCTGGGCATGATCGCCGCGGCGCGCGGCTACGGCGTTTCGATGGGTGATCTATTGATGGTCGCCGAAGATGTCGCGCAAGGGCGCTTGAGCCTGCCATGGCCAACCGCCGTCGCCAGTGGCCTGAATTATTATCTGGTGTGGCCGAAACCGCGTCCGGGAGGTGAACGTTTGCGCCGTCTCAGCGATTTTCTCCAAGGCGAAGTCCGCGCCATGCAATTGCCGGCGGTAGAGCGCTTGAGCTGA
- a CDS encoding HigA family addiction module antitoxin, with amino-acid sequence MNRNGMRPIHPGEVLNKEFMEPLGMTVMDLAMPTNWPESEIEKLVKCQLRICADLAISLATHLNTTPEFWMNLQSTYDLRRAQLRHAGL; translated from the coding sequence ATGAACCGCAATGGTATGCGCCCGATTCATCCGGGCGAGGTTCTGAATAAAGAGTTCATGGAGCCGTTGGGCATGACTGTCATGGATCTGGCCATGCCCACGAACTGGCCCGAAAGTGAGATCGAAAAGCTTGTGAAATGCCAGCTCAGGATCTGCGCCGATCTGGCAATCAGCCTTGCCACTCATCTCAACACTACGCCTGAGTTCTGGATGAATCTCCAATCGACTTACGATTTGCGCAGGGCCCAGCTCCGGCATGCGGGTTTATAG
- a CDS encoding accessory factor UbiK family protein produces MLAPKDFLDALSGTASRLFSGDTPLPKAEIESQFKMLLQSAFSKLDLVSREEFDSQMVVLARTRARLESLEAKVAEMEAKLTPPAE; encoded by the coding sequence ATGCTCGCGCCCAAAGACTTCCTCGACGCCCTGAGCGGCACCGCCTCCCGCCTGTTCAGCGGCGACACGCCACTGCCGAAAGCCGAAATCGAAAGCCAGTTCAAGATGCTGCTGCAAAGTGCCTTCAGCAAACTCGATCTGGTCAGCCGGGAAGAGTTTGATAGTCAGATGGTGGTGTTGGCTCGCACGCGCGCCCGCCTCGAAAGCCTCGAAGCCAAGGTTGCCGAGATGGAAGCGAAGCTGACACCGCCCGCGGAATAA